A single window of Agromyces sp. Leaf222 DNA harbors:
- a CDS encoding ExeM/NucH family extracellular endonuclease, with protein sequence MGAPPAFAATDGSGVVINEVYARGGSANQPYLNKFVELYNPTNSAVSLAGWSLQYRSATSTGAPAASGVVELSKSIPAKGYFLIGLNSNGATGAALPTPDVSKDVAPSGTTGSVFLANVATAINPGTGSIVNAANVVDYVGYGASLNFEGAVAAYTGTNATPGSISRTGGLDTDNNAADFAFSATPTPQNSGAVVDPEPEPDPELATIAEVQGSTDTSPFVGKTVTVEGVITADYRTGGYNGVTIQTPGPDTTPGVSDGVFVFGMPAVGAVGDLVKVTGAVSEYFGLTEITATDAASAEVVTAGVGVPDAQPLPDSTVGGVREALESMLVAPTGTYLLSSTHEVYNYGSLWLAAGDSLPVKGTELVDAGADANAIAAANRGRLLVLDDGWNATVTSAGHPADQPYLTKDQVVRNGDRVILPSTPYVLSYGFDAWRLQPTAPIDSTSPASAKPTFETLNPRVETAPAVGGDIQVGVFNVLNYFTTLSSENANARGAATAEEFALQETKIVKAITALDAEVVALQEIENSFKLGEARDEATATLVAALNEAEGSDVWAYIPTPASLTAATTDYIQSAIIYRTDAVTPKGDAQTVLNEAVWGNAREPIGQVFELPNGNDFSVVANHFKSKSGSGTQPADGQGFFNADRVAQAESLLTLADSLAAEAGEVFLLGDFNSYAEEDPIQVLTGAGYTDLLPELTDDQYTYTFDGELGSLDHALGNAAAVQGVTGIGRWAINSPEWSDRQYENGSPDDSVFRSSDHDPQVIGLDSSKLTDVVDISVMTINDFHGRIEQAAPSAGAAVLAGAADAVRAENPNTVFAAAGDLIGASTFTSFIQKDSPTIAALNAAGLDVSAAGNHEFDQGWKDLRDRVQGEADFEYISSNVFLKGTNETALAPYYTQTFEGVTVGFIGAVTEELHSLVSPAGIADLDVRPIVESVNAQAANLTDGDAANGEADVLILLVHEGATTAAKASVTDSSVFGKIVAGVDPEVDAIVSAHTHLPYNHVVDGRPVVSAGQYGEQFGLMKLEVDGKTKELVSITNELKPLMTVATTNPPVPAKALYPADPEVAAIVADAKAKADVLGAVKVGDITADFNRGQMPGTDANGNPVTVEARGAESTIGNFVADVQLWAAKQDGAADIAFMNPGGMRTDLKFKSTGAADPDGNVTYREAANVQPFANTLFTQTLTGAQVKQVLEEQWQPAGASRPFLKLGVNAGLEVIYDPTAAAGSRVTHVSLNGVELDPAANYKVVANSFLAAGGDNFFTLGKGTGRADTGKVDLQAMVDWFTANKTATPDLAQRSVGLVLPAPANGTAYVPGETLNLALSSLDFSTTEVAAGQVTVSIGGIAVGTAPVDRTPVAATDEGGRASLAVTVPEGVSGATSLEIAVASTKTSVSVPITVEVPEPQAPVTTITVGAPSSLLVRAGSSVTYKAQVYALDGSKPVGTVSVFDGSKLLATVELTAAQNGRVSVTVPKLSRGVHLLRATFDGAEPYTDSRMFQIPVLAW encoded by the coding sequence TTGGGGGCGCCACCCGCGTTCGCCGCGACCGACGGCTCGGGCGTGGTGATCAACGAGGTGTACGCGCGAGGTGGCAGTGCCAACCAGCCGTACCTGAACAAGTTCGTCGAGCTCTACAACCCGACGAACTCGGCCGTCTCGCTCGCGGGCTGGTCGCTGCAGTACCGGTCGGCCACGAGCACCGGCGCCCCGGCGGCATCGGGCGTCGTCGAGCTGAGCAAGTCGATCCCCGCGAAGGGGTACTTCCTCATCGGGCTGAACAGCAACGGCGCCACGGGCGCGGCGCTGCCGACGCCCGACGTGTCGAAGGACGTCGCGCCCAGCGGCACGACCGGGTCGGTGTTCCTCGCGAACGTCGCGACCGCGATCAACCCCGGAACGGGCTCGATCGTCAACGCGGCCAACGTCGTCGACTACGTCGGCTACGGAGCCTCCCTGAACTTCGAGGGCGCGGTCGCCGCATACACCGGCACCAACGCCACCCCGGGCAGCATCTCCCGCACGGGCGGCCTGGACACCGACAACAACGCCGCGGACTTCGCGTTCAGCGCGACGCCCACCCCGCAGAACTCCGGCGCGGTCGTCGACCCCGAGCCCGAGCCCGACCCCGAGCTCGCGACCATCGCCGAGGTGCAGGGCTCGACCGACACGAGCCCGTTCGTCGGCAAGACGGTCACCGTCGAGGGCGTCATCACCGCCGACTACCGCACCGGCGGCTACAACGGCGTGACGATCCAGACCCCCGGCCCCGACACGACGCCCGGCGTCTCCGACGGCGTCTTCGTCTTCGGCATGCCCGCGGTCGGCGCGGTCGGCGACCTCGTGAAGGTCACCGGCGCGGTCAGCGAGTACTTCGGCCTCACCGAGATCACGGCGACGGATGCCGCGAGCGCCGAGGTCGTCACCGCAGGCGTCGGCGTGCCCGACGCCCAGCCGCTGCCCGACTCCACGGTCGGCGGCGTGCGCGAGGCGCTCGAGAGCATGCTCGTCGCACCCACCGGCACCTACCTGCTCTCGAGCACGCACGAGGTCTACAACTACGGCTCGCTGTGGCTCGCCGCGGGCGACTCGCTGCCGGTCAAGGGCACCGAGCTGGTCGACGCCGGCGCCGACGCGAACGCGATCGCCGCCGCCAACCGCGGCCGGCTGCTCGTGCTCGACGACGGCTGGAACGCGACCGTCACCTCCGCGGGGCACCCGGCCGACCAGCCGTACCTCACGAAGGACCAGGTCGTCCGCAACGGCGACCGCGTGATCCTGCCCTCGACGCCCTACGTGCTGAGCTACGGCTTCGACGCCTGGCGCCTGCAGCCGACCGCGCCGATCGACAGCACCAGCCCGGCATCCGCGAAGCCCACGTTCGAGACGCTCAACCCGCGTGTCGAGACCGCACCCGCGGTGGGCGGCGACATCCAGGTCGGCGTCTTCAACGTGCTGAACTACTTCACGACCCTCTCGAGCGAGAACGCCAACGCCCGCGGCGCAGCCACGGCCGAGGAGTTCGCGCTGCAGGAGACGAAGATCGTCAAGGCGATCACCGCACTCGACGCCGAGGTCGTCGCGCTGCAGGAGATCGAGAACTCGTTCAAGCTCGGCGAGGCACGCGACGAGGCGACCGCGACGCTCGTGGCCGCGCTGAACGAGGCCGAGGGTTCAGACGTCTGGGCGTACATCCCGACGCCGGCCTCGCTCACTGCAGCGACGACCGACTACATCCAGAGCGCGATCATCTACCGCACCGACGCCGTCACCCCGAAGGGCGACGCGCAGACCGTGCTGAATGAGGCCGTCTGGGGCAACGCCCGCGAGCCCATCGGGCAGGTCTTCGAACTGCCGAACGGCAACGACTTCTCGGTCGTCGCCAACCACTTCAAGTCGAAGAGCGGCTCCGGCACCCAGCCGGCCGATGGCCAGGGCTTCTTCAACGCCGACCGCGTCGCGCAGGCGGAGTCGCTCCTGACCCTCGCCGACTCGCTCGCCGCCGAGGCGGGCGAGGTGTTCCTGCTCGGCGACTTCAACTCGTACGCCGAGGAGGACCCGATCCAGGTGCTGACGGGCGCCGGGTACACCGACCTGCTCCCCGAACTCACCGACGACCAGTACACGTACACGTTCGACGGCGAGCTCGGCTCGCTCGACCACGCGCTCGGCAACGCCGCGGCCGTGCAGGGCGTGACGGGCATCGGCCGCTGGGCGATCAACTCGCCCGAGTGGAGCGACCGCCAGTACGAGAACGGCTCGCCCGACGACTCGGTCTTCCGCTCGAGCGACCACGACCCCCAGGTCATCGGTCTCGACAGCTCGAAGCTCACCGACGTGGTCGACATCAGCGTGATGACGATCAACGACTTCCACGGTCGCATCGAGCAGGCGGCCCCGTCCGCCGGTGCCGCGGTGCTCGCGGGAGCCGCAGACGCGGTCCGCGCCGAGAACCCGAACACGGTCTTCGCCGCGGCGGGCGACCTCATCGGCGCCTCGACGTTCACGTCCTTCATCCAGAAGGACTCGCCGACGATCGCCGCCCTCAACGCGGCCGGACTCGACGTGAGCGCAGCGGGCAACCACGAGTTCGACCAGGGATGGAAGGACCTCCGGGACCGCGTGCAGGGCGAGGCGGACTTCGAGTACATCAGCTCGAACGTGTTCCTCAAGGGCACGAACGAGACGGCGCTCGCGCCGTACTACACGCAGACCTTCGAGGGCGTCACGGTGGGCTTCATCGGCGCCGTCACCGAAGAGCTGCACTCGCTCGTCAGCCCCGCGGGCATCGCCGACCTCGACGTTCGCCCGATCGTCGAGTCGGTGAACGCGCAGGCCGCGAACCTCACCGACGGCGATGCCGCCAACGGCGAGGCCGACGTGCTCATCCTGCTCGTGCACGAGGGGGCGACGACCGCCGCCAAGGCGAGCGTCACCGACAGCTCCGTGTTCGGCAAGATCGTGGCCGGAGTCGACCCCGAGGTCGACGCGATCGTCTCGGCGCACACGCACCTCCCGTACAACCACGTCGTCGACGGCCGCCCGGTCGTCTCGGCCGGCCAGTACGGCGAGCAGTTCGGCCTCATGAAGCTCGAGGTCGACGGCAAGACGAAGGAGCTCGTCTCGATCACCAATGAGCTGAAGCCGCTCATGACGGTCGCGACGACGAACCCGCCGGTGCCCGCCAAGGCGCTCTACCCGGCCGACCCCGAGGTCGCGGCGATCGTCGCCGATGCCAAGGCGAAGGCCGACGTGCTCGGTGCGGTCAAGGTCGGCGACATCACCGCCGACTTCAACCGCGGCCAGATGCCGGGCACGGATGCGAACGGCAACCCCGTCACCGTCGAGGCGCGCGGCGCCGAGTCGACCATCGGCAACTTCGTCGCCGACGTGCAGCTCTGGGCGGCCAAGCAGGACGGCGCGGCCGACATCGCGTTCATGAACCCGGGCGGCATGCGCACCGACCTGAAGTTCAAGAGCACCGGTGCCGCCGATCCCGACGGCAACGTCACCTACCGCGAGGCGGCCAACGTGCAGCCGTTCGCGAACACCCTCTTCACCCAGACGCTCACGGGCGCCCAGGTCAAGCAGGTGCTCGAGGAGCAGTGGCAGCCGGCCGGCGCATCGCGTCCGTTCCTGAAGCTCGGCGTCAACGCCGGACTCGAGGTCATCTACGACCCGACGGCTGCGGCCGGATCCCGGGTGACCCACGTCTCGCTCAACGGCGTCGAACTCGACCCGGCGGCGAACTACAAGGTCGTGGCGAACTCCTTCCTCGCGGCCGGCGGTGACAACTTCTTCACCCTCGGCAAGGGCACGGGCCGCGCCGACACCGGCAAGGTCGACCTGCAGGCGATGGTGGACTGGTTCACCGCGAACAAGACGGCGACGCCCGACCTGGCGCAGCGCTCGGTGGGCCTCGTGCTGCCGGCGCCCGCCAACGGCACCGCCTACGTGCCCGGCGAGACGCTGAACCTCGCGCTGAGCTCGCTCGACTTCAGCACCACCGAGGTCGCCGCGGGCCAGGTCACCGTCTCGATCGGCGGCATCGCCGTCGGCACCGCGCCGGTCGACCGCACGCCGGTCGCCGCGACCGACGAGGGAGGCCGCGCCTCGCTCGCCGTCACGGTGCCGGAGGGCGTCAGCGGCGCGACCTCGCTCGAGATCGCGGTGGCCTCCACCAAGACGAGCGTGAGCGTGCCGATCACCGTCGAGGTGCCCGAGCCGCAGGCTCCGGTCACGACGATCACGGTCGGCGCGCCGAGCTCGCTGCTCGTGCGTGCCGGCAGCTCGGTGACCTACAAGGCGCAGGTCTACGCGCTCGACGGGTCGAAGCCGGTCGGCACCGTCTCGGTGTTCGACGGGTCGAAGCTCCTCGCCACGGTCGAGCTCACGGCAGCCCAGAACGGTCGCGTCAGCGTGACCGTGCCGAAGCTGTCGCGCGGCGTGCACCTGCTGCGCGCCACGTTCGACGGCGCCGAGCCGTACACCGACTCGCGCATGTTCCAGATCCCAGTCCTGGCCTGGTGA
- a CDS encoding YcnI family protein, protein MTFRTAAITTSALVGGALLALGAPLAASAHVTVTPSDTAAGSYSVLTFSVGHGCEGSPTTTLTVDIPDEIQSVTPTVNPNWTIEKVADGERTSQVVYTAVTPLVDGYRDTIALQMPLPEDGAGTTLEFPVLQTCETGETNWNQPVVSGEEEPEHPAPSITVTEAVAGGHHGGSTDEAAEGDEHEADAAADADSSDTVARVLGIGGLAVGVVGIVLALAARRTRKDA, encoded by the coding sequence ATGACCTTCCGTACCGCCGCCATCACCACGTCCGCCCTCGTCGGAGGCGCCCTGCTCGCGCTCGGCGCGCCCCTCGCCGCGAGCGCCCACGTCACCGTGACCCCCAGCGACACCGCCGCGGGCAGCTACAGCGTGCTGACCTTCTCGGTCGGGCACGGCTGCGAGGGATCGCCGACGACGACCCTCACCGTCGACATCCCCGACGAGATCCAGTCGGTCACGCCCACCGTCAACCCGAACTGGACGATCGAGAAGGTCGCCGACGGCGAGCGCACGAGCCAGGTCGTCTACACGGCGGTCACGCCCCTCGTCGACGGCTACCGCGACACCATCGCCCTGCAGATGCCGCTGCCCGAGGACGGCGCGGGCACGACGCTCGAGTTCCCGGTGCTGCAGACCTGCGAGACCGGTGAGACGAACTGGAACCAGCCCGTCGTCTCGGGCGAGGAAGAGCCCGAGCACCCCGCGCCGAGCATCACGGTGACCGAGGCGGTCGCGGGCGGCCACCACGGCGGCTCGACCGACGAGGCGGCCGAGGGCGACGAGCACGAGGCGGATGCCGCGGCAGACGCGGATTCGAGCGACACCGTCGCCCGGGTGCTCGGCATCGGCGGCCTCGCGGTCGGCGTCGTCGGCATCGTGCTCGCGCTCGCGGCACGTCGCACCCGCAAGGACGCGTGA
- a CDS encoding copper resistance CopC family protein, translated as MPARRRARGALGAALLVAASALLVAVPAMSASAHNSVVSTTPAKGEVVTEQPGNVSLTTNDALLDLGTGAALLVQGPDGLYYGDGCAVIDGATASAAADLGEAGTYTVIWQVVSTDGHPISGEWTFDWQPAEGAELGTGTDAPACGGDATGAAEPGAGSSGSDDASDAADDGADAAASGSTDLLWLGAGVLVAVVAGVATWLVVRRRD; from the coding sequence ATGCCGGCCCGGCGCCGCGCACGCGGCGCGCTCGGGGCAGCACTGCTCGTCGCGGCATCCGCTCTGCTCGTCGCGGTGCCGGCGATGTCGGCATCGGCGCACAACTCCGTCGTCTCCACGACCCCGGCCAAGGGCGAGGTCGTGACCGAGCAGCCCGGAAACGTCTCGTTGACGACGAACGATGCACTGCTCGATCTCGGCACGGGCGCCGCGCTGCTCGTGCAGGGGCCCGACGGGCTCTACTACGGCGACGGGTGCGCCGTGATCGACGGTGCGACGGCCTCGGCCGCCGCCGACCTCGGCGAGGCCGGCACGTACACCGTGATCTGGCAGGTCGTCTCGACCGACGGCCACCCGATCTCGGGGGAGTGGACGTTCGACTGGCAGCCCGCCGAGGGCGCCGAGCTCGGCACCGGAACCGACGCCCCCGCCTGCGGCGGCGACGCGACCGGCGCGGCCGAGCCCGGCGCTGGTTCGTCGGGGTCGGACGACGCGTCCGATGCGGCCGACGACGGGGCGGATGCCGCGGCATCCGGTTCGACCGACCTGCTCTGGCTCGGGGCGGGCGTGCTCGTGGCCGTCGTCGCCGGCGTCGCGACCTGGCTCGTGGTGCGACGCAGGGACTGA